The Sphaerodactylus townsendi isolate TG3544 linkage group LG02, MPM_Stown_v2.3, whole genome shotgun sequence DNA segment cctgatataatgaataaataaataaataaaaataaataaatatacctctGAAATAGATACTCATATAACTTTAAAAATCTATCCAAATTGTGCATCTGACATCAGATGTAACTTTTAAAACAGAAGACTCCTGGCTTTTAAAGTTAGCTTTTATTCCAACCCTGCCAAAGACCCTCCATCTTTGAGGGATTtactggcttagcttctgagatctgatgggaacATCTCTTTGAACATCTCACTTTGAACACCCAGGTCAGGGTCTCCATTGTGTAACAGGGTGCTAAATTCCATACCCCACAAATATTTACATTAAACTAACAACTATATGTATCAGGAAACGCTCACAAAGATATTGCCAATCAAAATAATAATGGAGTCTTCCAGGGTTCTTCTCTTCTCTATCAATGAAGGTTTGAGGAAGGCCCAGCCTGGAGGTTCGCTTACCTAAAGCACCAGGTGGATACATAGATGTTCACACAAGCTTACTAATTTAAAatctatatttaatttttaattaccCATGCAGAAAGACAGCTACCAGTTCCCAGTATCTCACTGCAACAACAGCAATTAATCAAGGTTAAAGGAAGGTTTGGAACCTATGTCCTAATTTGGGTAGGTTCTAGCTAGGATGTTATGGGACTTTGCCTGTATACCATTTCCACCTATTATATGAAGTCTTGTCCTCTAAGTCAAGGAAACCTTTCCCATTATCTCTTTGGTCCCAGACAACCATGCAACAGCTGCCCTTCTTTGAGAAGGAGATGGATTTCAGTTTATTTTTGAGCACAAATCAGATGGCTAACAAGTGCCTTCTTCTACATGTGTGCCCTCCTAACCCAAAGAAACCAATCTACATGTGATATTCTTAATTGCAAGGAGTATTTGGTAATAGTTGAAACTGATTTTGAGAGTAAAGCACTCTTTCATGGGGAAGGGTGCAGTATGTGTGTATCTAGTTCATGAGGTGCGCTAAGGTTGGCAAGACATATTTTCTGAACTGGAACACACACCAAGCCTATCTAAAAAAATCACAACAATCTCTAAATCATTCTTCCAATCCAACAAGAGAGACCAGTCCAAATTAGAACATTTCTATATACGCTGCTGATTTATTTGGAGGTATGTCCTTATCTATAATGGGAAGGTCATTTGAACCTATTGAACAGGCTGGCAGATATGGTTAGGGGAGGGATATTAGTTATtatcccctgacctggataatccAGGCTAGCCGAATCATATCAGAAACCAAGGAGGGTTatctctggttagtatttggatggagaccaccaaggaataccaggattactatgcagaggaagtcaatggcaaatcacctctgaagatctcttctttttaaaacccTGACGAAGGGAGGATCACCATCagtcaattgcaacttgatgaccaaaaaaattgttattgttatattcctgttgggcagcctgtctctatggttttcttaaaagggcaatgctccaaaggttgcttaagcaatctttggagcattgcccttttaagaaaaccatagagacaggctgcccaacaggAAGCTTCTCTAAAACCAAGCCTTAGAGCCTGcgggggaaagaaaagaaagggtgcGTTAGTATGGGGGCCTGCCAGCCGGTAGGAGAGAGTGAAGCAGAAAACTAAGCATAAAAAACCGGCTGaaaggggggcggcagagaagaaggcaggacagagCGAAGATGggacagggggaacaccacacaagaattaccggtaagtgggacccatgtataagtcgaggggggcatttttcagcctaaaaaaaggctgaaaacctcgacttatgcgcgagtatgtacggtaatcttttaaagaaaaaatggtcTTCGCTAGTTACCATTACTAACTGTTGTAAATCTGGCTACATTTTACCCCTGCCCCCCTTATTATAAATCCAGTTTTCATGTCAGATTTTGAATTCAGGCCATTGTCGGTATATGTTAAATATATGCAATTAAGTTAGGGTTGTGCCAAACTATTACAGTGATCGAATTTCAACCTGAAAAGTGATCTTTCAAAAACTGTGGATGTGGATTGCCCTGAATTACTTTTGATTAAATTTTGATATTTGCATGTTTTGATTAGATTGCATGTTTTAGATTGCATGTTTTGATTTGCATGTTTTGATTAGATTTTGATATTTGCATGTTCATCATCAAGGAAACTTGGTTCATTTGGCAACAAGACATATCTTTCCCCATTCCAATTCTCATCACTTTTGGGATCAATTTCACACTATAAGAAAAATTAGCAAGGAGAGGGCTACTTTTTCATGACAAAATGCACTCCTTCCCCATTTTCAGCTTTGGACCTGGCATGGTAGAACGCTCTGTCGAGTAGACCCAGTCCCTGCTAGACTTAGTGCAGttttgcagggtctgtaagacagagctgttctgccaggcttgtGCTTGAAGACAGCAACAATATCCATGTAACTGgcctctccctcccctgccccccttcttcctccctctttgtctcttcccttttttccttcaATTGGTATGAATGTGGTTTTTAAGGGATAGAGttcaattttaaaatgattcatAGTAGAGTTAATGGTGCCAGGATATATTGTAGAATTTTATTAATCGattgatgttttaattaatgttgtttgccaccctgagcccaatgGAGGAAGAGTAgcctataaaacaaataaagtaaaattttCACTAAGCCCTTACAAAAATACAtctttgttctttgttttcttccagaTTCAACAGTTGTCTACTGAAAATGAAACACACAGcagtcagaaagaaaacaaatatacACAAGCAACAACCAAAGTTTCTAATAATCTTGaattagaaaaaatggaagtaaaCAATACTGTAACTTCCTCTTTGGATTCTGATGAAATACACATGGAACAAAATTACGCAGTTATAAATGCAAGGGAAATGAATTTAATCAGTGTTGAAGGTATATATATTACTATTTCCAGTGTAAGGAATGAGAGAAGAGTGGGGAGGACTAAATTCTGTGGTACAAGAAGTAGGCTTGGTGTTGTCCTTTGGCAAAATAATCTGTATatttacatttttcctttttgctggGTTCCAAGGTGCTGGTATAGTGCTTGTGCTGATCAAGAACCAGATCAGGTCACAGCCTTGATTGCCCTGCAGTTGTGCTCCTTCAATGATCAGACAGCCTCCATATATCTAGTTTTAATTCTGGCCAAATCTGAAGATACAAATCCATAGACTGGAGTCATGAATGTACAAGTCAAATTGTAATGGAGTGGCTGTACCACCCCATAAATGAAAGGGAACTTTTCCCTGCCAGCTCACAACTCCATCAGGAACCTGGGGCAGAAAGCTGCTTGTAATGGAATGGCTGTACCACCCCATAAATGAGAGGGAACTTTCTCTTCAGACTTCCCCTGCCAGATCGCAACACCGTCAGCAGGAACCTGCttgttgcctttctctcttgccaCGATCTCGGGCTCGATTAATCTACCCTTCTCACTTAGTGTTGCCCAAGCACTGATACCAAAGGGGAACCTTCTGTTAAAATTGCCAAGTAGCAAGGCTTTGAGTAAGGAAATATCCAGGGTCTTTAGTTAAATAAATCTATTATTGCAAGGCACAACTCATAATACCTGTAAGACAGATCTATATACAGCTAAGCAAAATTAAAGAAGCATGAATGAAAGATTACTGGCTAGTCTTTAAATATCTGGTCCAGAATTGGAGGGAGGCTGTTTATtttgcccgcccgcccgtccgccCGTCCGCCCGTccgtccacccacccacccatccatttattggatttctaggccacccttcccctttcggtctcagggcggcttacaaccaTAATGATACATTTAAATTCAGTCAAATTTCAATCAGTAAAAGCAAATCACAGGAAGTCTGGCACCAAAAACTACACAGATTATGACTGGAATTTATAAACGGTCTTCAGTATCCCCATATaagtggaaaaaagaaaaggaaaaggaaaaaggaggggaaatggggaggggagaaaggccaGCAGATGGAATACTTTTGCTGCTCTCAACCAAAGGACTGTCAGTTGCATGGTGTACCCCCAAGGGCCATACCTGAAAGCAGCATCCTTCTTCATCACTCACATTGAGCACTCCTTCAAAGGAACTCTTTTCTCACACTCATTCATACACAGATGCATCTGTCTTTCCCATTCACCAAATAAAGGAACACCTCCCTTTTTCAAACCCTCTCCCATGTCGGCTGCTAGAGCCTTAGTCAATCTGGGTGCCAGACCCCTGGGCTCAAGCCTGGCAGAACATTGAAAGAGGTTAACACTTCGAGGAACTAGCTTGTTTTCTATGGAAACAACCTTCTATCTGATGAAGCATGTATTTCTCCTACTCTGCCAGTCTTCCATCTCTATAATATCATATCTTTCTCAATCGCCTATAATCCACagcacagatctttctacaagcaAACAAACCTTCTCCCCCCAGTTTTggacaaaaatctgaaaaatgtgTCTGCCTACCTACCtaaatacacgcacacacacacagagtggggGGTTTAAAAACCCAAATGATAAAAGAAGTGTCTGAGGCTTTAAGAAATAGACACCCTCAGTGGCCATTCCGCGGCAACCACAAAAGTTTTGTTAGCATTCCAGGCTtcgtttctgtcagtaaaaggtagAAGGAGAAGACGGGGCCATTTCCAGGGCTCTTAGTCTTTGAGGAAGGACTCATCAGACCACAGCAACTTGTCACTACCTAACTTGTATGACTCATCCTGGCTGCTTATGACTGTTCAACAACAGCCATTCCACTTAAGCCACTGTGCTGTAACCATTAGAgcttcagactaggatctgagagacaggttcaaattcccaatcTGATGtggaagctcacttggtgaccttgggccagtcacatactgtcagcctaacctatctcataaggttattgtgtggagaaaatgaaagagagaggAATGATGTAAggtgttttgggtccccattgggggaaaagaagagctatgaatgaagtaaataaaaatgtttctgaaGAGGGGGGcaaataaaaggtaggttggttggtaggtgggaagcagaaaaaaaaagaagctatgagggttttcaaggaagggaaacagTTAATAGCATGGGAGTGATGAGATGTCCCCTGCAAGTTCTTGTAGGTCACCTGCTTCTAATGTTCCtttcagagaagggaaaaggaaatagtgggagagtGGGAAATGAGATTCCTCTCTTcaagttcttgcaggttcccacttgtgaTTGTATAATCTCTTAGGATATTTTTAAATTCAGAGAGTTATTTTACAAACTGAgaatacaataattaaaatagGAAATAGCATCAAATAGCAACCAGCATAATTTTTGTGCATATATTTTAATCATTTGACATTTTCATCATTAATCTTGTCTTCTTACCTTGACAGATTTAAATTACTTTGAAAATTGTGTGAATGAAGATGATATAGCTTGTCTTTGCAAACAAAACCAAAGGGAGGATTCTGAAAGCAACCCCCTCTGCATGCTCAGTTTCATTATGCCAGGGCTGACCTCTGGGTCATGTGTTGCTGAGTGTGAAAAAGCAGCTGCTAATGAAAAAGAAGACCATTTTTTGTCTGATGAAATATATACAAGAGTAGAAATTAGTCCCCCAAACAGTTGCCACTCCATGGTACCAGTCAAAGACCCTAAGTTGCTCTCAGAAACACTCATTTCTAAGACAAATGAAAACATCAGCAATGCATCCCATGAATGTTCCTTCTCAAGTGAATCACTTGATAAAAATTCCACTATTCAGGACAACACTGTCAGTGAGAAAACTACAAATAACCAAACTAAGACTAAAGTTAATTCTGACATCTTGTCACAGAAAATAGAGAATAATCGCCCTACCTCCCACAGTGGTGGCTTACAGCAATCTAGTGATATTGGTAAAGCAGAAAAGGTGACATCAGTTCACAGCACTCACTGTGTAACCTCTAACATCGATTTATATAAACAGTTTAATACTTCTCATGAAGAAATACATATTGATGATCCatgcaaaaataataaatgtaagtTCGGCAGTACTTGCAGCACACCAGAGAACATTCCACATTTGCATGCCTCTGTCTGTAACAGAGTAGTTCATGTTGCCAATGATGACAACACCAATTATATGCTTCTGGAGGAGAACTTAAATGTAAATGCTGAAGAATTATCTAAACATGCTGATGTAAATGAGATACCAAATGAGCAGCTAGAAGAAGACAGGTTGAGACTGCCAGAAATGTTTATAAAGACACCTAAGCAAAGAAACGAAGTTTTGCCTCTCAGCACTAAAAATGAATCTCAGGCTGTAGATTTGAAAATCgaaaaaaataccaacaataaacaaacagaatTCCAGGCTTCCAAAGCTATGAGTGAACAATTTCTAGTAATGAATGATAAAGAAACTATAGTGTTAAAAGACAAGCAAGAGTCATTATGCACTACTGTTACAAGGAAAATGACCGAGGAAGAAAACATGGAGGAATTGTCTTCTTTATCCATAAAAACATCTGGCACTTTATTAAGTAGAAATGGCAAGTTATCCTTTGATCTGCTGAGTAAGGATAAAACTGTGAAAAAATCAGCATGCTTGGATTTACCAAGAGGATGTCAATGTGAAAGTCAGATTGTGTCTTCTTCAACTTCCAGAGTGCCTTTCTTTTTGAAAGAGCAACTAAGTATTCAAGATATAAAAAATACCCATTCAAGAAAAATTGGGGAGAATATAAACATAAAAGGTgctgaaaaaacagaaaaaacaagtAAGAAATTATTTACATGTTCATAGTTGTTTCAAAGCATTGTCCATGTACTGTCATACTAATGGTTCTAGTTTCAGGTGACTGATGTTTAACAATTTGGCAGCATCTGCTAGGATCCATACTCAAAGACAAAGTGTTCCAGTTCATACCAGATGATTTCCTACACGGACAGTGTTTCTGTGCTGGAaacaatatgtatatttatacacAGTATAAAATGTGACAAACACATGTGTGCTTATTTTACTTCATGCACATATATCATGAGAATCAATTGATAGTCATGGATACCCGAACTCAATGTACAACTTAATCACTACTCTGAACtgtcacaacctgagttcaatcccaacagaagtcattttcaggtagccagctcaaggctgactcagcctaaCATCCTTCCAAGGTCGCTAAAATGAGTACTTAGCTTGCTGAggtaaaatcagaggtgggatccagcaggttctcacaggttcccaagagtaggttactaattatttgtgtgtgccgagagggggttactaattggtgattttgccacgtgatttttgccttagttatgcccctcctctcagcagtagcgtgcagaactggaagcagtccagcaggaggtgcaccggcatgcgtggcagcctgcgcctgcatgcattcatttcccgcccaaggaccggtgcagtggctgtgtccttgccacagccctgcccaggaatgccctgcccccggaatgccccacccagccccattggcgctacgccacagtttgaatcccaccaccatgggaacctgttactaaaatttttggatcccaccactgggtaaaatgtagatgattggggaaggcaacagcaaaccatcctgtaaatgTAGTTTGCCTGGTAAACGTTGCGATGTGAAGTcagcccatgggtcagtaatgacccagggcTTGCACAGTGCAGTACCTTTACCTTTAGTTTAATGTCTGTATACTCATTTTGTAATGCAGTATTGGGATAAAAAAATGAATTACTGATTAAATTATTGCATTTTGCTTCATCTTTAAGATAATATTCAAATTGATAACCTTTAAGATAATATTCAAATTGATAACCTGAAGAGTAAAGCTTTTGGCagatttgactttttaaaattttgtaatctTGTTAAATGGACTATTATGTTTGTGACCTTGATGTTGGATTGATAGCTGCCTTGAATATGTGGGTATAAATGCTATTTTTCCATCCTGTAGATG contains these protein-coding regions:
- the CCDC73 gene encoding coiled-coil domain-containing protein 73, which translates into the protein MDEDLNKEAAAYTLQNSSEALLSIQRLDFKTSFLEVVEELRMRREAEIHYEKQISNFVIEKQELVWQQEALQYQIETLKKQHSEAMIAFKKQFQARIFATEEEKGRYLLAEESKEREIQGLKETLKMLQISKYTLQNKLNEMEQTLQLHMLAKEDHQKSLNEVEKCYAVITCQFGTIKGTHERLEQNVVEAIQVNKKLIAVNKRQESEIDNLKEELKKVTADLIRSNVTFQQRAGKENLSLLAKEQDLQMLQQKLSMMTELNTKFTKENEHLKKEKQTLERDNELQREKTKENEEKFLNLQHEHEKAQATWKNEIQQLSTENETHSSQKENKYTQATTKVSNNLELEKMEVNNTVTSSLDSDEIHMEQNYAVINAREMNLISVEDLNYFENCVNEDDIACLCKQNQREDSESNPLCMLSFIMPGLTSGSCVAECEKAAANEKEDHFLSDEIYTRVEISPPNSCHSMVPVKDPKLLSETLISKTNENISNASHECSFSSESLDKNSTIQDNTVSEKTTNNQTKTKVNSDILSQKIENNRPTSHSGGLQQSSDIGKAEKVTSVHSTHCVTSNIDLYKQFNTSHEEIHIDDPCKNNKCKFGSTCSTPENIPHLHASVCNRVVHVANDDNTNYMLLEENLNVNAEELSKHADVNEIPNEQLEEDRLRLPEMFIKTPKQRNEVLPLSTKNESQAVDLKIEKNTNNKQTEFQASKAMSEQFLVMNDKETIVLKDKQESLCTTVTRKMTEEENMEELSSLSIKTSGTLLSRNGKLSFDLLSKDKTVKKSACLDLPRGCQCESQIVSSSTSRVPFFLKEQLSIQDIKNTHSRKIGENINIKGAEKTEKTILQCLLTITLALWEVITIHKPVSVPT